From the Clostridium cagae genome, the window AAAGGATATCCATTATTTTTCTTCTTATATATAAGATCCATAATACCTTCATCGCATAATGAGACATCTGTTTTACCATAATATAATCTTTCTTTATTACAATAAGTTTTTCCATGTCTAATTAAATACAATTCTATTTTACTCATCTTTTAATACTTCCTCCAGTCCAAAAAATATTCTACATACCTTATTTGAATTTTGTGATAAAAATTGCAATACCCGTCCACACTCTTCTCTCCATAACCTATCTTTTCTATCTAGAGGTACGATTCCAGAGCCTATTTCATCACATACAATAATATTATCCTGAAGATTATCTAAATTTTGTTTTATTATCTCCAAAGCATCCATATTGATTAAAATACAGCCTTTTATAAATATATGCAATCCAATTATACCTTTATATGAGAAATCTAAATTCGAATCATTGCAATAAAATAATTCTTTATCCTCTAAGTTATACTTCTTTTTAACAAATTCATTTTTACCATTATACGCTCCACCATAAATTAAAATCATATCTTTAAATTTTCCTTCCTGATACGTCTTCACAAAACATACTTTTTAAATTTTAATTCATACTATTCTTCTAAATTCTATACTTTTTTACTTAAAGTTCTTAATTAGTTTCCTTTAATCTTATATATAAAATTAGTTTTTTAAGTTTTAAGTAAATAAACATGCTGAAAATAATCCTACTAATTCTCCAACAACAAGAGAAAATCCTGCTACATCACCAGATATTCCACCAAATTCATTAATGCATTTTTTCACACACAAGCTTATAGCCACTGTAACAATTAGTAAAATTACTATTCCAATATATCCAAGTATAATTCCAAACAATATACATACTAAGGCTAACTCTAATATTAAAATAACCTTGTCTTTAATGTTTGTCCCTTTTGTAAAATAACTTCCTAATGTACTTTCTTTAATTGTAATTATAGTAATAAAAAAATATGCTACTATATTTCTACTTATTATAGGTAAAAACATCAATATATATGGATTTTTATTGTATTCTAAAAATGAATGAACTGCACCAAATTGTATAAAAAATAAAATAATAACAGATATAACTGAAAATGCTCCTGTTGTAGAATCTTTTAATATTCTTAATTTTTCTTCTTTATCTCTTCTTGATAAAATAGCATCACATACATCCATAAATCCATCTAAATGTAACATTCCAGTAATTATGAATGGTATTATCATTATTAATGCACTTTTTAAAACTATAGATATATTTAAATAATTTATTAATTTATATCCTAGAAACCATACGCATCCTACAATAAGGCCTATAATTGGATAACACTTCATCATGTTTTTAGCTCCATCTTCATCCCATTCTACATATGGCATTGGAATTATAGTAAACATACTTAAAGACATCATAAGCCCTTTAAATAAATTTTTCATATCTTTCTTTATCCTTTCTTCCCTAATACAGTCAATAATTCATTTCCTTTATGTACTTTTACATTACTAAAGCTACATTCCATAACTGTATCACATATATCAGCTAGTTCTTTATTTATTTTTCCAAGTTCCCTCTTATAATTCTCACTTATCTCATCATATTCTATAGAATCACTAAATATGTAGTCTGATACAATCACCACATTTTTAACAGTATTTATAATTTCTTTAATATTATTTATTATTTTTAATGAAGGATATTTTATTATATCATTTTTTATAAACATTTCATTAATTAAAAGTGAAGTTATGCTATCAATTAATATTGTATCTTCTTTATGTATATACTTTACCGTTTCATTTAAATCCCTAAATTGTTCTAATGTAATAAAATTAAGCCCTGCTCTATTAATAATATGTTGTTCTACTCTTTTTTTATCTTCATCATCATAAGGACTCATGGTAGCTATATATATAACTTTATCTTTATTTAACGATAGCGCTATTTTTTCACCTATATTAGATTTGCCACTTTTAGATCCACCTATTATTAAACAATTCATATTACTTTTCTATTCCTATTCTTGAATTAATCCCTTTTTCATAAGGATGTTTTATTGCTTGAATTTCAGAAACATAATCTGCAAGTTCTATTAACTTTTCATTTGGATTTCTTCCTGTCATCACTACTTCAAGCCCTTTAGGTTTGTTTTTTAAGAATTCTATAACACTCTTTAAAGATACTAATTCTAAATTGGTAGCTGCGATAATTTCATCTAATATAAGAACATCATAATTTTCTTCTATAACTTTTAATATTACATCTTTAAATCTTTTTTCATGTTCTAATTTCGTATGTTTTTGCTCTTCCGCTGTCATAAATTTAAAAAATGTCTTAACAGGTTCTCCCTTTACTACTTGAAAATTTTCTCCAATTTTACTTATAGAAGTTAATTCACCTGTAGTATTATCTTTTAAAAATTGAGTTAGAAGAACTTTTTTATCTCGTCCTGCTGCTCTCATACCAAGTCCCATAGCCGCCGTAGTTTTTCCTTTTCCATTTCCACAATAAATATGTATAAGTCCTAAATCCATCATTTCATTCCTCGCTTTTATTTTTTTATAAGTCTTAATAGATTTTTAAGTATTATATTTTTATGAAATCACTCTTATCATAATAATATTTTATTTTTAACATAATATTTAGTTGATTATTCTTAACTTTAACAGCACATAAATATTTTAATAATATTACTATAATAAATTTCTATTACATTAAATTCAAAATAATTATAACATAAGCCAATGATATATTATTACTATCATTGGCTTATTTATTGTTTCCTTAATATACTATTTTATTATATATATTTATAAGAATTTTACAACAAATTATTTTCTTGTAAAAATTCTCTTGCAACATCTTTTGGATCCTTTCTTAATTCATCTACTTGATAATTTAAATCCATCATTACTTCATTAGTTAATAAAGGTGCTATTTCTTCAATTATAGGAGTTATTTCAGGATATTTTTCCAAAGTTTCTCCTCTAACTAACGGTATAGCATAATATGGTGGAAAGAAATTTTTATCATCTTCTAAGACAGTTAAATCAAATTTCTTTAATAATCCATCAGTTGAAAATGCATCTATAACATCACTTTCATTATTCATTAATGCTGTGTATTTAGGACTTCCATCAATTCCAATTTCATTTTTAAAGTTGAAATTATAAGTTTTTTTCAATCCAATAATTCCATCTTCCCTATTAAGAAATTCTAAGCATGGAGATATTGTTAACTCATCTCCTACTTTTGCAATATCACTTATTGTTTTTAAATTATATTTTTCTGCAGTCTCTTTCTTAACTGCTAAAGTATAAGTATTATTAAATCCCATTTGGTTTAATACTTCAATATTAAACTTATCTTTAAAATCAGTCTTAACAGTATCATAAATTTTTTCTACATCAGATATAGGTGTATATTTTAATGTATCTCCATAACATGTACCACTATAATCAACATACATATCAATATCTCCACTCTTTAAAGCAGAAAAACATATTTGAGTTCCTCCAAGAGCACTTTTACGTTTAACAGAAATATCTGTATTTTGCTCTATAGCTTCAGAAAAAATATTACAAAGTATCTCTTGTTCTGTATAATCCTTACTTCCAATAGTAATTGTCTTACTATTATTATTAGTTGATATATTAGTTATTACAAATATTCCTAATATTATGCAAGCTGTAAGTGCAAGAATACTTTTTTGTCTTCTGTTCTTTTTTGCTTTGGATATTCCTTGTTTAGCATTTCCCTTTTGAAGACTTACAGGTGTAACTAAATTTTCAATTATTCCAAATAAGAAATCAACTGCTAATGCTAATATACAAGCTGGAATTGCACCTGCTAAAATTTGATAATTATTTACTGTTCTTATTCCTGAAAATACTAAGTATCCTAGTCCCCCTCCACCAATAAAGGCAGCCATTGTCATAAGTCCCACTGCTGTAACCGCAGATATTCTAACCCCTGACATAATAACAGGTAACGCTAATGGTAATTGAACTTTTACTAAAATTTGAAACTTTGTAAGCCCAATTCCTCTAGCTGCCTCTAGTGTCTGTGGATTTATACTTTTAATTCCTGTATTTGTGTTCTTTATAATTGGTAATAGTGAATATAAAACAACCATTACAATAGCTGGAGTTGTTCCTATCCCTAAGAATGGTATTGCAAAACCTAATAATGCCATACTAGGAATTGCTTGAATTATATTAGCAATTGCTATAACAGGCTTGTTCATTTGTTTTATATAACTTATACATATTCCTAATGGCATTGCAATTATAATTGCTAATCCTACAGATAATGAAGTAAGTTTTATATGTTCAATCAATAACATAAAAATTTGAGACTTAGCTTCCATTAAATAATTTAAAAATCCCATCATT encodes:
- a CDS encoding bifunctional adenosylcobinamide kinase/adenosylcobinamide-phosphate guanylyltransferase: MKTYQEGKFKDMILIYGGAYNGKNEFVKKKYNLEDKELFYCNDSNLDFSYKGIIGLHIFIKGCILINMDALEIIKQNLDNLQDNIIVCDEIGSGIVPLDRKDRLWREECGRVLQFLSQNSNKVCRIFFGLEEVLKDE
- a CDS encoding adenosylcobinamide-GDP ribazoletransferase: MKNLFKGLMMSLSMFTIIPMPYVEWDEDGAKNMMKCYPIIGLIVGCVWFLGYKLINYLNISIVLKSALIMIIPFIITGMLHLDGFMDVCDAILSRRDKEEKLRILKDSTTGAFSVISVIILFFIQFGAVHSFLEYNKNPYILMFLPIISRNIVAYFFITIITIKESTLGSYFTKGTNIKDKVILILELALVCILFGIILGYIGIVILLIVTVAISLCVKKCINEFGGISGDVAGFSLVVGELVGLFSACLFT
- a CDS encoding bifunctional adenosylcobinamide kinase/adenosylcobinamide-phosphate guanylyltransferase — encoded protein: MNCLIIGGSKSGKSNIGEKIALSLNKDKVIYIATMSPYDDEDKKRVEQHIINRAGLNFITLEQFRDLNETVKYIHKEDTILIDSITSLLINEMFIKNDIIKYPSLKIINNIKEIINTVKNVVIVSDYIFSDSIEYDEISENYKRELGKINKELADICDTVMECSFSNVKVHKGNELLTVLGKKG
- a CDS encoding cob(I)yrinic acid a,c-diamide adenosyltransferase, which translates into the protein MMDLGLIHIYCGNGKGKTTAAMGLGMRAAGRDKKVLLTQFLKDNTTGELTSISKIGENFQVVKGEPVKTFFKFMTAEEQKHTKLEHEKRFKDVILKVIEENYDVLILDEIIAATNLELVSLKSVIEFLKNKPKGLEVVMTGRNPNEKLIELADYVSEIQAIKHPYEKGINSRIGIEK
- a CDS encoding ABC transporter permease/substrate-binding protein, which encodes MMGFLNYLMEAKSQIFMLLIEHIKLTSLSVGLAIIIAMPLGICISYIKQMNKPVIAIANIIQAIPSMALLGFAIPFLGIGTTPAIVMVVLYSLLPIIKNTNTGIKSINPQTLEAARGIGLTKFQILVKVQLPLALPVIMSGVRISAVTAVGLMTMAAFIGGGGLGYLVFSGIRTVNNYQILAGAIPACILALAVDFLFGIIENLVTPVSLQKGNAKQGISKAKKNRRQKSILALTACIILGIFVITNISTNNNSKTITIGSKDYTEQEILCNIFSEAIEQNTDISVKRKSALGGTQICFSALKSGDIDMYVDYSGTCYGDTLKYTPISDVEKIYDTVKTDFKDKFNIEVLNQMGFNNTYTLAVKKETAEKYNLKTISDIAKVGDELTISPCLEFLNREDGIIGLKKTYNFNFKNEIGIDGSPKYTALMNNESDVIDAFSTDGLLKKFDLTVLEDDKNFFPPYYAIPLVRGETLEKYPEITPIIEEIAPLLTNEVMMDLNYQVDELRKDPKDVAREFLQENNLL